CGTCCAATGCGTCGTAAGCCGCTCGCAGGTCGGCAAATTCGGTATGGCCTCCGACCGGCGCGATCGTGCGCGCGTACAGCAATGACGCACGCGCGGGCAGATATTTGAACGAGCTGTCCGTATGCCAGAGCCGGTTGCCCAGTTGAAGTCCGCGCAGCCGGCTCTTCTCGCCCCAGATTTCATTTCTGACATTGAGATTCGAGATGTCCACCAGTTCCGGCGGCAGCCGCAACTTCGAATCCGGGCGATACGCGCCGATTGTCGGCTCGATCGGTCCGATATATTTCGCGAACGCGACGTGCTGTTCCTGCGTCAGGTTTTGTTCCGGGAAAATGACCACTGCGTAGTCCCAGAATGCTTGCTTGATTGCGGCAACATCGTCCGCATCGAGCGGATGCGCCAAATCGACATCGCCGATCTCGGCGGCGAATTGAGCGGTAATCGGATAGATCGTAATCGCCATTGATTCTTCGCCTCGAGCAATTCTTCCACTCAACGCGCGCGGCTGCGAATCTCGCGCAATACCGGCGCGATATATTCCTTGAATCGCGCCGGATCCTCGCTCATCGGAAAATGCCCAAGTCCCCGCATCGTCTGATACTTCGCACCCTTGATTCGTTTCGCGAGGTCTTCGGACATTTCAGGCGTGCTCGCCCAATCATACTCACCGGTGAGCAGGTAGAGCGGCGTTTGGCTAGTATCAATTTGCTCCGCCGTATTACTCAGATCGTGATCGACTGAGTAATAGTATAAATCGCCTTTGAATACCGGCGGCGCGCCCTGACTATATATCCACGCGGTCTCGCGCCGATACTTTTCGGGACTGGTCGGCGACATCAATCCGTACATCACGCTCGCCTTGTACTCATTGCTGACCCGCGGATGCGACCATTGATCGTCGTAACCGCCGGGTGTCGAAATCGCCGCCTCGACGCCGATTATCGCGCGAAATTTGTCTGCATGATGCAGCGCCAGGTCGGTCGCCAGATGCCCTCCGATCGAACTGCCCATGTACACCGGCCGTTCAAGTGCGAGTTCGTGACTCAGCGTGAGGACGAACTTCATCAGGAAATCCTTCGTGAGCCGATACTCGCTGCGCCACCATTCGATTCCAGTCGGCGGCACCGACTTCCCATGATATGGCAGGTCATACGCGATCATTCTGAAATCGCGCTGGAGCTCCTTGTCTTCCAGTAGATGCCGCCATTGACGGCCGTCGGCGCCCGCCGTGTGCTGCAGCACAAGCGGAATGCCCGCGCCGGTCTCTTCGAAGAAAACGCGGTACTCGATGCTATCGATCGTCAAATAGACGTAACGTCCCGTCGCGGTATCGAAACGTGCCATGGTGTCCTCGCTGTCCCTTTTACGACCGAGATTGGCGCATCAGTTCGATCAATCGGCAGGTCGCGCGATAGTACGGATGAAAGCCGGTCAGGTCGCCCTCGATTTTGAAGTTATGTCGCGTTACC
The sequence above is a segment of the Candidatus Binatus sp. genome. Coding sequences within it:
- a CDS encoding TauD/TfdA family dioxygenase, with product MAITIYPITAQFAAEIGDVDLAHPLDADDVAAIKQAFWDYAVVIFPEQNLTQEQHVAFAKYIGPIEPTIGAYRPDSKLRLPPELVDISNLNVRNEIWGEKSRLRGLQLGNRLWHTDSSFKYLPARASLLYARTIAPVGGHTEFADLRAAYDALDDSLKRKLPGLIAIHALAYSRQRTGFSNFSESERKELPPVPQVMVRTIPENGCKSLYIASHIGRIIGMPDDEALALVDQLIAHATQRQFVYTHRWRLHDLVMWDDRCTMHRGTEYDDLRWTRDMHRATVSDIANTCEQEGVAIPGESQHSREQQ
- a CDS encoding alpha/beta fold hydrolase; the protein is MARFDTATGRYVYLTIDSIEYRVFFEETGAGIPLVLQHTAGADGRQWRHLLEDKELQRDFRMIAYDLPYHGKSVPPTGIEWWRSEYRLTKDFLMKFVLTLSHELALERPVYMGSSIGGHLATDLALHHADKFRAIIGVEAAISTPGGYDDQWSHPRVSNEYKASVMYGLMSPTSPEKYRRETAWIYSQGAPPVFKGDLYYYSVDHDLSNTAEQIDTSQTPLYLLTGEYDWASTPEMSEDLAKRIKGAKYQTMRGLGHFPMSEDPARFKEYIAPVLREIRSRAR